TGCCCTTGCTGCAAGCACTGATTGCAGCGCATCAGCCGTCCAGGACCAAATCACTGAACTTAAGTGCAAGCTGCTGGTTTCCTTTCCTGAGCGTCTGGCCAACGTGGTTGCTCAAAACCGAAGCGCCCCATTTCTCTTCGACGCCGTACTTTATTGGGAGCGCCTTTGTGACACCGTATTGCTCTTTTATTTCGCAAAAGGCTGGCACGCGAACAACTGCGAAGGAGTACAGATTGACACAAAACACTTATTAAATATTCTGAAAGTGCTAATTGTTTCGCTGCTCCGACGAGGGAAGAGTGATATCATGATGCGCCGTTTGGGAATGCTACCGAGGTACCTTTTTGGTGGCGAGCGCTTCTGCGAGCGGTTTGCTCACCTAATGGAAGCTGCTTTTGAAGCCAGCAAGAAACCACATTTTTCTCTCAAATCGTGGAGACGAATAGAAGTATCTAGCACTTGGCATCACTGGAATTCTCTGCTTTTTCGCTTAGTTGAGAAGCGGACAGAGATCAAAACAGCTATTATCAGCGCCGTTAGTATGCTGGTAAATAGTGTACCTGACGATAACTCAACCTCACTGGCCAGTAATATCTTTAACACAGTTTGTGTACATCAGCTGTCTGTTGCTGGGCCAACACGCGCAACCGCACGCACTATTATTAACGATTTTCTCCCTACTGTAGCAGGTGCTGCCGATGTAGATAATGCGCTTACGCATAGGGAACAAGAGTGCTTTAGCGCACTTTTTCGGAAGTGGGAAAACAAAGAGTTTGTTACCTCTGCCGATTTGAGTCTGAATGTCGGACTTCTGCATCCAATCATGTACGCACTTTTGTACatgcacaaaaaaaaacctGCCGGCAACAGATTTCCTGATGCATTTGTTGGGCCTCTTCTTACTGGCGTGACAATTCGCCTCGATAGCACACGCGGCTCCGAATTGCGAAACTCCGCCATGACCGTTGCTGCGGCATACACAGCGCTTTTTGTAACAAGCCCCGACGGCGTCGCCCCATTGCTGCAAGATGCCCacttctctgctgcgctcAACGAGTGGATGAAAGAGGAACCAGGCACCCCACACTACGCTGCAACCATGAACACCGGGATGCAGATGAAAGACACACCCGTGAGCACAGTAGGTTTAGAGATGCGAGTGTCTACACTAATGGAGATGTTTCCCTTGGATCCAGATGAGGAGTatcattttttttctatGCCAAGTTCGCACCGAGCGGAAAAAGTGATCGCAGCGCAGTGCATTCATTCGCCTGTCTCACTAATACAACTCGACTCGACAGAAGCCCCTCTTCCGTCTTTTGGCCAACAAAAATACGCGAAAGACGAATTGTACGATCACGTACCCATTCTCACCAGCATTCGTGAGTGCTACAATGCGTTGGTCGGTGTGGGGCGAGGCCCTAACGCGCAACTGCACGAAATCCAGGAAGCCACTGAAGGTGGTTTGCGGGGGCTTTCCGATGCATTCAGtaagctccagcagcggatTGGCTCTGATTTGTTCAATGCAGTAAGCAAGGAGACAGGTGTGCTTGTTCCTGTCCTGTTACCCACACTGATTTCACTGAGTATTTATTCTCCTGAGGAGCAAAAGCAACGTTTGATACAGCTGCGCTACAAGATTATCGTGGACCTCATTGTTTTGAATCCTCCTTTAGCGCTGAACCAGTTGGGCGAAATGGTGTACCGCAGCAATTACGGAATTTACCAACGAACAGAGCTCATAAAAGCAATTGGCGAAGCTGCTTCTGTGCTGTCACAAGTAGAGGTTGTACCAGAACCTGTCGCAGCCACTATGGCTGCAAGCGAGCAAATCGTAGTTACCAAGAAGTGCAAACAGATTTATCCACCAATTCCCACACACGAGTTGCCAAGTGACCGTAAAACGTCCATTCTTGTGAACGAGGGCAAGCACACACGTCGTTGGGGAAATGCGGTAGTGGCACGCCAAAATCGCACGCGGCTAAAACATTATCACAACTTACTTGGGGATGTTGCTACAGCGTTTGTGGCAGTCTTTTTGCATAAACTTGACGCTGATCATTTTGCTTTTTTCCAAGAAGTGGATCCGTATACGCCGTGTGCAATTCTTGACTCCCTCACAACTGTTTTTCAAGGCATTACAAATGTTCGGCACGTCGCTGTAGAGCTCTCTGAAAAGAACTTTGACTTCTTTTTCACTGTTTGCACACGCCACCCAAATCTCTCTGTTCGGAAAGCGGCATGGACTTCCGTGGTGGAAGTGATGCGTACGTGGTGTGGCGTAGCTCCTCTCTGGATTCGTCGGAAAGACGGTGAGCGGGTCTTGAACCGAGACGCTGTAGCCTCTAGCTCACTTATCTTTACAAAAGCATGGTTGAGTGCGCTGGAAATGTTGCAGCACACTTGCACGGAGATGGTGCAGAAGAATGATCCTTGTGTACGCACAGCCTTGATTGCAGTTTCGACTCTGCGCGATTTGGTGTGTGATAGAGATGATTTTCACTCTATGCTCGCTCGTGTAGAAGAGCATGCTTTAGGTGAGTAAGCTGTTACTGCTTTTTTTTGTCCTTGCTATTACACTTATTTTGTGTCTCACAAAATTTGGGTATTTCTCTTCGGAAATGAAAAGGGAAATGATAAAGAGAGCTATTGACTCTCGTATGTTGATGTTGCTGtttggttttttttttgaaaaaaaaaatagcgTAGTTCGCGCTGAAAATGCTACTTTGGCATTAAGTCCGACTTTCTTACTCCTTTGCCAAAGGGGTATTTTTCCCCTCGCGCTTCTCCCAGGGATGCTGTCTGCTGAGTTCAACCTTTccattcttttttttcctcacACCATCATTCCCTCTACTATGCTTCCgcaagaaaaacaaaaacatGGAAAACGTGTTTGTTGTACTCATCTTTTTATCGTTCTCTAGTGGGCTATTCCATATTTTGGAGTCTCTAGCAGCTCTTTTAGGCATCTCAACACTTTTTCCCCCGCTCGCCCACTTCATCTTTCTCATAAAAAAGGCAGTGATTTTGCCTCTGCCCTGTTTAGCGAATGAGACAACTTGGAAAGTGCACTCATGGAGTTGTTCACAGCTTTCTTACTTCTGCACAGCGTCATGCCCGccggcgccagctgcagcgggaaCTCACCAATGAATCAGACGTCAGTGACTTGATTCACACTAATTCGAAAGGCATGGCTCAAGAAGTCTCTCGACTTGGGCCTGATGTGTCAAGTCTTCGTAGCAGGGGTATGATGGCTGCGCCTGCCACAACGTCACTGGACAAGGTCCGCGCTCAATTAACCGCCCTGCAAAACCAGAATAGGATCTCTGCGGAGGAAGCAAAGCGAGCAgccgagcagcggcagtgggaAAAATTGGTGAAAGAACAAAAGGAACAAGAGTGGGTTCGGGCGGGAATCGGCCTAACTCACCGGAAAGAGCGAGACGACTCTCTCACAAAGCTCATCCAGAAAGAATATTCACGCCTCAACAAGCCGAATGATGCTTTTCGCGTCGGCAAAGAAGTTGTTGAAGGAGTTGCGCAGAGGTCTTTTCTGTTGCAAGAAAGACGATTCAGGGACGCCGATGAAGTTCTTCGCAAGAACGGAAATTCTACTGATACTCAGCGCTACATGATCCTAGCCTTTTCGTCTTCACCTGAGCAAAGGATTCACTTGGTGGAGGTACTGAAGCGCATGCAGGCACAATGGGCAGCAGAGTGCAAGAGGCTTACAAGCGCATGTGGACCCACACAAAGTTCTTCCAACGACAATATCAGCGGTGCAGTTGAGGTTGGCTCAGTTACGGCGTCGCAGCTGGCGTGGTTGACGGTGCTAGAGGGGCTATCAGAAGAGGACATTCATGCACTCTGGGAGGCCGGCATACTTGACGCTGAGACATTGTTGTCTTTGTTCTCTGACCTTTCGTTGGAAGCACCTTTGCCGACAGAAAGCAATGTTGGTGTAGAACGCACTCAAAACGATGACGGCCAAGACACTTCTGATCAATATGCGCCTGCTGATCTGCTTCTCGACGAGAAGATCAGGTATGTGCAGCAGCTACACTGCCTGCAAGAGATCACAAATACTATTCGGGAGACGGAGCTGGGTGATGTGCCTCCGATTGACCTGGCACCGACGATTGTGAAGACGAGACGGCGCCAATTTGATAACATCACAGAAGGAGAGCTTCGCCAGCTCGAGCAATACGAAGAGTCGGCAGTCATGAACCTGTCTCTGAAAGAGCCGTCCCCCTCTGCGGGCGCATCACATGCGGTGAAGGATGAAGCGTGCAATGTCGGTGTTCCTGCTGTGATGCTCGATCGTGCCCTTTTCCCATCCAATCGCTTTTTGAATGCAGTGGCGCAGAAGGAtgctgcactgcggcgctCTTTGGAGCGGATGGAACGAATCAAGCGAGAGACGCTGCTCGATCCGGTATTTCAAGAGGCAGTGCGCTTTGCGCACGCGGTAGAGGAAGCCTCTGTGGCACCCCATCTTCGTGGCTGGAGTAACAGCGACGGTGATGACGGTAAGATCAGCAGTGAGAAAAAGTGTACACCACTTAGGGCCACTCGCCGCATCGTATCAAAGCATGACAAGCGGGTGGCTCGCAGCCGCCAGCTGCGGGGCCCCATGGCGCTCTCACCGTACTCGCCAGAAGTGATACCGTATTTTTATAATGACATGCGGAGCATAGTGCCACCGCGTGGGGCGTTTAACCTGCCGGACCCAGCGCTGACGAAGGCCGAGCGTGCCGCATTGCGTGGCCGTCGGCGTCGTGCGCGAAAAGGTGTGCGCTACAGCAAATGATAATCTGCTCTATTGATACTTTTTGGGGGGTGCGTCACTAGCGAGGGGTGTGTGCACGAGTGCCCCTCTGCCTTTTCACAGATTTGTCTATGAGTGTGCGCAGGCTGGCGTGCCTCTTCGTCTTTGCAGCAAAATGACTCTTCGGAAGCTACAGAGACTGGTGAACTGAGGAGGGGCTCAGGCCGACGAAGCAAGCTGCCGAGGAATGCGAATGCTCGCctcgcctttccctctcttgatGCGAGCCGCATTGCAAGGCAGAGAACGTAGTGCTCGGTGTTACATTTCTGCCACCGTATTGTTTCACCGCTCCCATTGTTTAATTATTTTGTCCCCATCTTCTTCTTCGGCATAATCGGTGCTAATGTCCTCTTGGTGcggccaccaccttcacACAGAGCAGCACGCATTTATCGtccgctttctttttgtgttATCTTTGGTGCTTTAAGGAAAATGATGTTTTCGAGTTACAAGGCCCCCACAAAGGCGCAGGGTGACGAATACGACGACGAGCAGCGCCTTGTCGCTGCGGTATCGGAGTTCAAAAAGGTGGAGGCGTCAAGCCAAACGATGGTGGATCAACTGCACCAACGACTCGAATCTCCGTTCAAAGTAACAACGAAACCGTGTGAAGCGagccgcgcagcagtgctgcagtgTTATCAACAGCTACAGAGCTCCTCGGCTGTCACGACTAGCAATGCGGCATCGTCGACGTcgcccgcaccaccgccgagtacacgcagcgacagcaagaGCACCGGCACAGCCCCCGATGAAGCGTGGTTCTCAATTCCTTACCAACGGTGCTACGAAGCTGCGCTGGCGTATCGTCAGTGCGTGGAGGACACGTTAGCAAAGCACTTAGCCCTCGTCGCTGCCTTTGAGCAGCGTGGTTGCCAGCAGAAGGTAGTGCATCAAGCAGCCGCGAAGGCTCAGGAGCAGCCACAGTGAATGCAGAAGGGGGGAGCCCACAGAAAGATGCGTCTCGAATTCTCACACGACATGTCGGACGCGGTGATCGGACGGAGAAGCAGTCAATGGGCGTATGTACGTCAGTCGGTGCTGTCccacctcttttctgttttgccTCCGCGTGCAGTGAATCGGACCGCTTGTCTAGGCGAAAGGGCAGAGGGAAAAGCAGGGAGGGTGGTGGGAAGCTGCACCCGAGGccacttctctccctttgaTTGCTCTTGTTGTTAATCGTCACACGCTCAGACAAAAAAAACGTAGTGGGGGCTTGTGCTTCAGAGAAGTCTGCACTTCAAAAGAAACCGAGGACCTGACGTGCAGTACGACCTCTACTGAGAAGCAAAGCTCGTGGCGAAGGTACTCACGCACTGCGCCTCCCCAAGCTCTCCATCTGCCATGGAGTGCGCGCCCTTACCCACGCCACCCGCTATTAGCGTCACAACCACGtgtagagcagcagcacatcgcaTCGCATCGATTCTATCAAAAGAGGAATGCATCCTTTGCTCCCGTACTCTTCGACGAGCGCATGTGTGCATGGGCGCGAGCTGCTCTCCAGCGCAAGATGTACGAGGCTCCGCGGATGAGAGCACAGTGATCACATACCTCACCACAGAGCTAGATGcgccttctttgctctctcggGCGACGCGTCTTCTGGcccatccccctcccctccttcggATCCGAGTGGCACctatgtctctctcttttttttttcctccccccctctctctctctgccatgTTTTGATTTACGCGCACAGAGTCGCAGAAGTGGCAGTTAGCTTGGTCAAAGCGCACGCCACTTCCttcctcatctctctttcccgcCCACTCACACAGACATCAAAAGAGACTGTGCATGGTATaaggggggtggagggcatATCAGTTCACCCCGCTAATCAACCACTTAACTGCGCTTTACTTTCCACACGCCGCTACTTATCTCAGATATTCAAAATTATCTAACTAATCAGAAGATACGCGCGCACccaagggaaagaaaagtaaCTCGCGCGAACGGAGCAGCTGCCTCGGAGCCCATTGTATGGCAGCGCTTTTCACAAAGACAAACGGACAAAGAATATCTGatcccttttctcccttaCGCTCCTTACCTCCTTTGAAATCAAGCAAGTGTAGACACTGCCGCTCATTCACccacctgcacacgcacgtacggCGCTTAGTACGCTGGTAATTCTCTACTGCAGTCAACCTCTTCAGTTTGGGTAGGCACaggcgcccccccccctccccattcgTAGCATCCCTGTCACCTATTGCGAGCCAGGCCGAAACGTGAGGATGGCGCCAAAGAAGAATAATGCCAAGAAGGAGATGAAGCGAAAGGAGCtgacggaggaggacatgCTCCGCCTCGGCATGACGCCGGAGGACATCAAGCGCATTCTAGAGGAGCGTGGCAAGTCGTGCGAGGACAAGCAAGCGCAGCAGGCCCGCGAGGAGGCCCAGCGTCGCGAGGCCGAGgtccgccagcgccagcagcgcgatCACCAGAAGCAGGTGGACGGCACGGTCGCTGAGGAAACCACAGCGAGGGCAGCGCTCCGATACAATGAGGACCAGGAGTGGACACAGATAGAGTCTAGTGAACTGACACCGGCTAAGCAGAAGATTTTGCGCCAAGTTGCCGTGATGGTGGCACAGCGCCGAGCTgaagaggcgaagcggcgcCAGGATGAGGAGCTCGCGGCGTACCaggcgaagctgcagagCATGTCAGACGTGCAGCGTGCTGCATTTTtggaagaggcgaaggagaaggagaagcgccgCATCGAGGATACCGTCGCGTTGGAAGAGAAGCTCATTGAgcgcgagcgccgccgcgaggCCCGCCGTAAGGCCCGCAAGGAACGCCTCCTGAACAACCAAGATGCTGACGACCTTCTCTccagcgatgacgacgagcCTAAGGACAAGGGcacaaaaaagaaaggcaagGAGGAAGCCATCGATGAGCTGGAGTTCAACCTACATGAAAAGTACCTGTGAAGCATGTTGCGCGGACAGAAGATGTCTCCAGGAGCTTTATTACTCACAGTACACGCGGGTGTgtggccgtggcggcggcgtcattTGTCTCGCCTTGGCCAGGCCGAATAAATGTCGACACGGGCGCATGCGCCGGCGCATTTTTGTGTAACTGTAGGTTTCGTTGGGgtggtgctgttgttgttgctcagCTTtacgctcctctctctttctctccctctctcggttACCCTGCATTGGCAATATCATTTGCGTCTTTTCTTCTATCATCCTCCTACCGGGAATGTCTTCATCGTACCGGTGCAAGGGTGTCTGTGGTGACGGGGATTACGTTCAGCAggaaggcgaagagagaggtgaagtgGACATGTTCTAAGGCAAAAGCAatttgcttttctttcctctcccttccccctctggATGACGCCTTCCTTTGAGTAGCCCATCACATCGAAGGGAATGGGTGGTGGCACCTTGAagttctcctttctttctgcATCGCTGCACTAGCTCCTttccacccacccccacagaTGAATTTGCGTGACGGCTGCAACTGCTCTGCAGTTGCACGATCAGCATGGGCAGGGGTATCTACGATGCTGTgttgtctcgctctctttaCAGCACACCTGCGAGAAAACAAAATACAAAgcagaaacaaaaaagagtCTCCGTTCTACGCTGATTAGGACACTTTCGAAtcactcttcctcccctcccctgaCAGCGAGGGCCGCCTCCGTGTGGTGGCCTCGCAGggtccaccacctccactcGGTGGAGGAGCCAAGCAGAgagcctcccccctcctatCTCCGCCCATGCCGAGCCACTTGTCGCTCCTGATGTCGGTGgtcaggtcctggatggcgttgcgttggagcggcctgcgacagcgaacacgcttgtgccatccaCAGGATGGGGCAaagtgccagcgtggctTGAACGCATCTCACCCTGgacctcgctgcccactggggTGGGGCGCCTGAGCCACCGCGAGGCAGACGCACCACATGGCGACCGGCATGGTAGGAGCGCCTGTGAGACGACCTGCGGAGCgggggtgggcagagtgtgAGGCAGGGGGTCGTGCCGAGATGACCGAGCcggcgcattgctgcgaCGCGTGTggccacggctgcttcgcaccgcgcgatggGGCCTGTGAGAAGCTGCTGTGTAGAGTGGCGTTCCACTCATGCTGTATGACAGGGAATGGGCACGCTGAAAGAAAGTTTACATAAGAgatctgctgctcttgtcgtTTCTACGGCTACTTTGACTTTCCACCAGTGTCACCCACCTTTGCTTCTCGAAGGCGCTCGTGTTTCACGCTCTACATAGCCCCTTGGTTTGTCTTTGCTGAAGAAACAGTTTCACCCTGAGGAAGGCACATAGAAGCAGTGCATAGTGAGACGGGCGCACGTAGAGTGCGATTCAGGCAAggccagcacacacacacacaagcacaacagcaaaagagaacacaCCATTAACTCAGCGTTGTTCAGCATAGTTCTTAGCTTTCCTTAATGAGATAgtagtctctctctctatatatatatcgcTACTTTTTACTTGGTCTTGTTTGGTTTTCTATTGTTGCGTATTGCGTACGCTCTTCAACGTTGCCCTGAGACAACCTTTGACACATCTGTATACCAACACGTGCAGCGGCTTCGCTACACATCTTTTCACCCTTGGCCCCGTAACCGCTATGAAAAAAGTGcagagccgcagctgccgtcgaAGCCCGCCTGCACCACACGCCCAGCGACGGAGCTCCAAGCCTCCGCCCTTCACCTCTAAGACCTCTGCACGCACCTTTtcagaggagcagcagcgccaaggaTGTGGTCCACGTCTCCAGCCCTCATCGCAGCGTCGCACCGCGTCTCTTTCGTCACCCCCGCCTGCCACCGCAACGTATCTAACCCAGGGGACGAAGACCTCTGCAGACACTCTGACGAGCGATAACGCCAATGACGTGCCGACTGCGTtgaccacctcctcttccaccctTCTGGCAACTGATGACTCCGAGGCGAAAGATGGCATGCGAAGGCCGCCCTTGAGGCGGCTCAATTCATCCACTGCCGAGGTTTTGCcctgcgctggtggtggaacagcgcagcagcagacctCGGCATTGCAGCAAAGAGCAGGTGACAGGAGCGCTCCTCCAGTAGCACGACCTCGTAGGGGGCGGCACCTGACGCCACCGTGGCGAAAGCGCCGTTCGGGTTCTGTACCGTCGTCTTCATCccgcacctcttcctccagcgCATTTGACATGCAGTCCACCAGTCTGAGAAGCTGCCGGAACACAAGCCACAGGGACGCTCGTGGGGAGAAGTGGTCATGGCAGCGTAATCTCAATCGAAACCGGcgtcgagccacgctgacagcagcaggaacGCGTCCTTCTACGTCATCCGCCACTACAAAAAGCTCGAAAATGTCGCGGTGGGCGTCAAGAGAACAATGGAAGGAGCATTGCCTGACCTCGCGTAGAGCCTACTCCTACACAAGGAGTATCAGGCCTTCATCGGCAACATCGCGAGATGGCTCAGCGATGAAGTCACCGAGAACCTCCAGCGATAGCTGGCCTATTCAGGGAAAAGACTCGAGCCaggtcgacgacgacgacgccctCCTttcgcctttctcctctaTGTCAGGCAAACCCATCTGTGCCTTCACCGATGTGCTGCCGCGCGACGTGTATCTACACATTTGCGGGTTTCTGACTGAGGTGGACTGCTGCACACTGCTCGAAGTGAGCCTGTGCATGCACGCCGCCATCACTAACGCCGACAGCATTGTATGGCGCCACATGTGCATGTGTACGTGGATGTACAAACAGGGCTTTCAGACATTCCTTCAACGCTTACGAGCGCTGGGAGTGTTGGCCCGTCAAGAGGAACTcgaggtgcaggcgctgcagcagcacatgcTTCTGCTACGCGAACAAGACACCGTCTTCGGTGAGTCCGACGTATCCGCCACATGCGACTACGCAACGGTGCTGATTCGTCGCCGGCAACACGAACGCGCTCAGtggatggcagcagcagcagcggcaacagcaacaggTGCCGCAACGTCAACGCTGTACCGTACGAGATCGACGAACAAAGTGAGTAGCACGACCACCAGCTCGAGCAGCATAACGCAAAGCGACAGTGGTAGCAAGACAAGCATCCGTGGCAGTCGCCACAGGCGCCGTCAGAGCCGACGCCGTCACAGGAAcgcgaggcgcagcgccaccgccacacaaTCGACGTCACAGCGCAGTGGAAACGTGTGTGTTGCAGCAGAGAAACAGGCCACACACGCGGCACGGCGCGCAGAGTCATCAGCACAGAGGCTCGAATCCCGCTCGACg
This DNA window, taken from Leishmania panamensis strain MHOM/PA/94/PSC-1 chromosome 34 sequence, encodes the following:
- a CDS encoding hypothetical protein (TriTrypDB/GeneDB-style sysID: LpmP.34.0830), coding for MAPKKNNAKKEMKRKELTEEDMLRLGMTPEDIKRILEERGKSCEDKQAQQAREEAQRREAEVRQRQQRDHQKQVDGTVAEETTARAALRYNEDQEWTQIESSELTPAKQKILRQVAVMVAQRRAEEAKRRQDEELAAYQAKLQSMSDVQRAAFLEEAKEKEKRRIEDTVALEEKLIERERRREARRKARKERLLNNQDADDLLSSDDDEPKDKGTKKKGKEEAIDELEFNLHEKYL
- a CDS encoding hypothetical protein (TriTrypDB/GeneDB-style sysID: LpmP.34.0800) — its product is MKQNHKPQRHRLIHLTTNMADFTAIERHTLHVLKETSNAIKMPTDQETDRPADILAQLSEKLKMNEPVRVSVQGDESGFQKYECTTPVGKYILALAASTDCSASAVQDQITELKCKLLVSFPERLANVVAQNRSAPFLFDAVLYWERLCDTVLLFYFAKGWHANNCEGVQIDTKHLLNILKVLIVSLLRRGKSDIMMRRLGMLPRYLFGGERFCERFAHLMEAAFEASKKPHFSLKSWRRIEVSSTWHHWNSLLFRLVEKRTEIKTAIISAVSMLVNSVPDDNSTSLASNIFNTVCVHQLSVAGPTRATARTIINDFLPTVAGAADVDNALTHREQECFSALFRKWENKEFVTSADLSLNVGLLHPIMYALLYMHKKKPAGNRFPDAFVGPLLTGVTIRLDSTRGSELRNSAMTVAAAYTALFVTSPDGVAPLLQDAHFSAALNEWMKEEPGTPHYAATMNTGMQMKDTPVSTVGLEMRVSTLMEMFPLDPDEEYHFFSMPSSHRAEKVIAAQCIHSPVSLIQLDSTEAPLPSFGQQKYAKDELYDHVPILTSIRECYNALVGVGRGPNAQLHEIQEATEGGLRGLSDAFSKLQQRIGSDLFNAVSKETGVLVPVLLPTLISLSIYSPEEQKQRLIQLRYKIIVDLIVLNPPLALNQLGEMVYRSNYGIYQRTELIKAIGEAASVLSQVEVVPEPVAATMAASEQIVVTKKCKQIYPPIPTHELPSDRKTSILVNEGKHTRRWGNAVVARQNRTRLKHYHNLLGDVATAFVAVFLHKLDADHFAFFQEVDPYTPCAILDSLTTVFQGITNVRHVAVELSEKNFDFFFTVCTRHPNLSVRKAAWTSVVEVMRTWCGVAPLWIRRKDGERVLNRDAVASSSLIFTKAWLSALEMLQHTCTEMVQKNDPCVRTALIAVSTLRDLVCDRDDFHSMLARVEEHALGE
- a CDS encoding hypothetical protein (TriTrypDB/GeneDB-style sysID: LpmP.34.0810), which codes for MMAAPATTSLDKVRAQLTALQNQNRISAEEAKRAAEQRQWEKLVKEQKEQEWVRAGIGLTHRKERDDSLTKLIQKEYSRLNKPNDAFRVGKEVVEGVAQRSFLLQERRFRDADEVLRKNGNSTDTQRYMILAFSSSPEQRIHLVEVLKRMQAQWAAECKRLTSACGPTQSSSNDNISGAVEVGSVTASQLAWLTVLEGLSEEDIHALWEAGILDAETLLSLFSDLSLEAPLPTESNVGVERTQNDDGQDTSDQYAPADLLLDEKIRYVQQLHCLQEITNTIRETELGDVPPIDLAPTIVKTRRRQFDNITEGELRQLEQYEESAVMNLSLKEPSPSAGASHAVKDEACNVGVPAVMLDRALFPSNRFLNAVAQKDAALRRSLERMERIKRETLLDPVFQEAVRFAHAVEEASVAPHLRGWSNSDGDDGKISSEKKCTPLRATRRIVSKHDKRVARSRQLRGPMALSPYSPEVIPYFYNDMRSIVPPRGAFNLPDPALTKAERAALRGRRRRARKGVRYSK
- a CDS encoding hypothetical protein (TriTrypDB/GeneDB-style sysID: LpmP.34.0820), with the protein product MFSSYKAPTKAQGDEYDDEQRLVAAVSEFKKVEASSQTMVDQLHQRLESPFKVTTKPCEASRAAVLQCYQQLQSSSAVTTSNAASSTSPAPPPSTRSDSKSTGTAPDEAWFSIPYQRCYEAALAYRQCVEDTLAKHLALVAAFEQRGCQQKVVHQAAAKAQEQPQ